Within the Candidatus Binataceae bacterium genome, the region CAGTGCATCAGGAGCGGCTTCGACGGAAGCTCGACGCCGGCGCGCATCGGCAGGATCACGCCGCCGCCATTGACAATGTCGAAGACGGTCACCGCCTCCCGCGGCTCGCCCTTGGTGTAGAGGGGATAGCCGCCGAGATTGAGGAGAAAGAGCAGGGCGCCGACGATCGTGATCAGCGGAAGCGCACGGCGCGGCGATGCGAGCGCGTCGAGCAGCCCAGTGCGCTTCGCGTGCAGCGGCGCCGGGCTCTGCACGGACTGGGATGATGCTGTTTCGACTTCCATCTTTCTTTTGGCGCGCCGGTTGGTCGCCGTCCTCGCCGCGGAGGTTTTCAATACGGTTGCCGGCGACTACGATAGCGGCGCGACGGCGCCGATGCAGCATTAGCGCCACGCGCCATGATGACTGACCCCGCGGCGAACCCCTCCAGTCGGCTCATGCATGCATCTACTGCGCACCGTCGCGGCGTCGGCCTGGCGATGGCGATCGTCACTACGATCGTCGCGGCGCTGCAACCCGTCGCGCTGCGTTACGGGGCTTTGAAGACGGACCCGCTGATTTTCGCGACCATCGCGGTCGGGGCGGCGGCGGTCGTCGCGGCGAGCGTGCTCGGCTACACCGGCGAAATCAAAGTGCTGATGCGCCGTGATTATGCGCCGCGGCTTTTCGTGGTCTCGATGACCGGCACGCTCGCCACCGCGCTCCTATTGATCTACGGGCTGCGACGGATCGACGCGATCGCGGGCGTGCTCCTGCTCGAGAGCGAGCCGATCTATTCGCTCGTGTTGGCGATGCTTTTTCTGCGCGAGCGCCCGTCAGGCCGGCAAATCTTCGCCACGGCGACAATCCTCGGCGGGATCGGTTCGGTCTTCGGTGCGAGTCGCGTGTTCAGTCCGTTTTATGCCGCCGCAATGGTGATCCTGACGCCGCTCTTCTGGCAGAGCTCGCACGTCCTAGCGCTCCGGCTGATGCCGCCGCTACGACCATTGTGCATGGCGGGCGCCCGCTACATCTATTCGGCGCTGGTCCTGTTTGTGATCGTGCTCGTCGCGCATCGCGGCGCCTTCACGCAGTCGGTTGAAGTCGAGGTTCTGCTGGCCGGATCCTTCACGGGCGCCGTCGTCTATTTCATCGGATCGCTGAGCTGGTATGGCGCGATCAGCCGCCTCTCGCTGGCGTGGACGACCGCCCTGGTGATCCCAGGCGTGCCGCTTCTCTCGATGGGTTTCGCGATTATTTTTTTGGGCGAGCGCCCGGGCCCTCGCGAAGTCGCCGGCGTTCTCATCGCGATCGCCGGGGTGGCGCTGTTAGTTACCGGAATCGACGCCAGCCGAGTGTCGCCGTTTGAAGCGGCCGAGGCGACTCATCAGCCGCTCGCGTAACGCGCCTCGTGGCGGGTGTTTGACTCTCGGCCGTTGCTGGTCTTTTATTGCGACTGCGGTGCAGGGTGCGGCTGCGGCGCAGGCCAGTAGCGGCCCGCGATCAAAATCATTCGGAGGATCAAGAAATGGCGCGATTGGTTAAGCATGACGAAACCGGACCTTACCAGGTTCCCGAGGGTACGGAGCTGCCCGCCTGGATTTGCGGGTGCGGACTTTCCAAGAACAAGCCGTTCTGTGACGGCACGCATAAAAAAACCCGCGATGAGGGCGGACAGCTATTCACGTATGACGGGGATAATCGAACCCCGGTGAAGTAAGGTTGGCGGCGGCGCGCGTCACCGTCGTCACGCGACGATGGGGCGCGCGTCTCAGCAAAGTCGTCTCCCAGTCGCACACGAAGAGTTCAGCCGCGCGCGAGCGCGACGATAATCACGAACGCGGCCAGCGCGACGCGATACCAGGCGAAGGGCCCGTAAGTTCGAGTGCGCACAAAGCGGATTAGCCCGGCGATCGCGATCAAGCCGAAGACCGCGGCCGCAGCAAAACCCGCGATAACCCCTCCGCCGAGACCCATGCCGATCAGATGGCGGCCCTCGACCAGGCCGGCGCCCGCAATGATCGGCGTCGCCATCAGGAAGGAAAAATTGGCGGCGGCGGCCCGTTCGATGCCCAGGATTCGCGCCATCGTGATGGTCGCGCCCGAGCGCGAGACACCGGGAATGATCGCCACCGCCTGGCTAAGTCCGATCAGTGCAGCATCGAACAGACCAATCTCGTGAATCTTTCGCTCTTGGGGCCGGGTGCGATCGAAAAACCATAGGGCGAGACCCATCAGCGTCAGGGTGCTGGCTATAATCCATGGCGAACGGAAGGTGCTCTCCGCCGCCTTCTCGAGCAAGACACCGATGATCGCTCCGGGAATCGAGGCGACGATTAAGAGCATCAGCAGAAGTCGATTGCGGTGATCGCTGTTGAATAGCGCGGTGCCCATCTCGAGCCAGTTACGCCAATAGAAGATTAGCAGGGCGAGCAGTGTGCCGAGGTGCAGAGCGACGTCGAAGGCGAGGCCCGGATCCTCCCACTTCAGCAGCCAAGGGACGATAATCAGATGGGCCGAACTCGAAACCGGCAGGAACTCGGTCAGACCCTGAACGATGCCAAGGATGATCGCGTGGAACTGTTGTGTCATCGCATACCCAGGTGGAGGAGTCAGGCAGGAGTTCTCTCCCGCGAAGTTTATACGTATTATCTTTGTTAGCGCGAGAAGGCGGTTGCCTGCATATCGACCGATAGTTACGTTCAAATGGCATCAGTTTTTACCTATAAGCTCCTATAAATAGATTAATTCTCCTAAATAAACTGACAACCGCGACTGAAGTCCTTGGCAGAAGAACGCGCGGCAGGTAATATGCGGTTGGCAGACTGGGGAAGGAGGATGGTCGGCGATGGCGCGGAGCTCCGAATTGAAAGTCGTCAAGTTACGCGAGCATGAAGCTGTGGGCAGCGGGATGGCATTGTCTGACGCGACCAGCGGCTCGCGGCGTCTCGACGAGCCGCGACGATTTCCGACGGTCTCGACGATGCCGCGTCTGCCGGTCATGATTCCGGATGAGATCCTGGATTATTATGGATGGGTTTTCTGTCAAGGCGGTTTTCTCAACCTGCAGATGACGTTCGAGCAGTTTCTGGCCGTGGTTGCGGCATTGAGCCCGACCGGTTTGACCCCCGAGTACGATGAGATTGGCGCAGCCGGCTAAGTTTTGCGTTGTGAGATTCGAGTCTTCGTCCTGGCGTTGGTCCTTCGCGATTCATTTATTTCACTGGGCTTAGCAGGGTGTTTCTTACCCAGACACTTTGAAATGGGCTGACGTCGGTCGGCGACGTCAGTCCATTGTCTTTGGCGATTACGGCCCAGTTGTCGGCTTTGCCAGTCACGCGTTGAGCCAGCGCCTTGAGGTCCTCGTTGGGGAGAAGCGTAAAATTGACGCCGCCGCGGTTCGGCAGATGCGATGCGGGCGGATATTTGGCCGCGAGTTCGTCAATCTCTTTGAACAAGGCGAAACGGTTGCTTGCCTTATAGCTTGCGAGTTGCTCATCGGCTATACCTTCGGTCCGGACGTTGATGATGATCTTGCTGCGCCGGCTGGCTTCAGGCACTACCTGAATTTCATAACGGTAGCGCGGATGTTCGCCGATCATCAGGGGAAACCATCCGGTAGGCGTATTGATGTCGGCGTCGCGCCACAGGGTTACGATGGAGTTATCGGGCTGGACCTCGAAGAGGATGCCGTCACCGCGCA harbors:
- a CDS encoding CDGSH iron-sulfur domain-containing protein; this translates as MARLVKHDETGPYQVPEGTELPAWICGCGLSKNKPFCDGTHKKTRDEGGQLFTYDGDNRTPVK
- a CDS encoding undecaprenyl-diphosphate phosphatase → MTQQFHAIILGIVQGLTEFLPVSSSAHLIIVPWLLKWEDPGLAFDVALHLGTLLALLIFYWRNWLEMGTALFNSDHRNRLLLMLLIVASIPGAIIGVLLEKAAESTFRSPWIIASTLTLMGLALWFFDRTRPQERKIHEIGLFDAALIGLSQAVAIIPGVSRSGATITMARILGIERAAAANFSFLMATPIIAGAGLVEGRHLIGMGLGGGVIAGFAAAAVFGLIAIAGLIRFVRTRTYGPFAWYRVALAAFVIIVALARG
- a CDS encoding DMT family transporter, yielding MHASTAHRRGVGLAMAIVTTIVAALQPVALRYGALKTDPLIFATIAVGAAAVVAASVLGYTGEIKVLMRRDYAPRLFVVSMTGTLATALLLIYGLRRIDAIAGVLLLESEPIYSLVLAMLFLRERPSGRQIFATATILGGIGSVFGASRVFSPFYAAAMVILTPLFWQSSHVLALRLMPPLRPLCMAGARYIYSALVLFVIVLVAHRGAFTQSVEVEVLLAGSFTGAVVYFIGSLSWYGAISRLSLAWTTALVIPGVPLLSMGFAIIFLGERPGPREVAGVLIAIAGVALLVTGIDASRVSPFEAAEATHQPLA